The Sebastes umbrosus isolate fSebUmb1 chromosome 10, fSebUmb1.pri, whole genome shotgun sequence nucleotide sequence GGACGTAACTGAATTCCCAACATTTCAGTGCAGAGGGAGGATCCTTAACTATATTAGTAGTGGATAATAATCTGACCTTTTGTTGAGAAATGAGACAATCCTGGCGAAAAAATATGTTGCTTTCAGACCATTTACCTCAGGGTCTTTTTGATAGTGCacataaaataatttttttcactATGGCTTAATCTGTAGATCATTTTTATGCTCCGTGCCGGCGACAGCCGTGTACGGagacattatgttttcgggttgtccgtatGTACTGTTCTCGTGAACGCAATACCTCAGGAATGCCTTGAGGGGATTTCTTCAAATATGGCACAGacttccacttggactcaagggtGAACTACTCAGATTTTgcgggtcaaaggtcaaaggtcaaggttactgtgacctcacgtctgtTGCATTCTCATGAACCttatatctcaggaacaccttgggcgaatttcttcaaatttggcacaagtgTCCACTTGGAcacaaggatgaactgattagattttggaggttaaaggtcactgtgacctcatgtgtGTCCTATTCTCGTAAACGCGATCTCTcaatgcctggagggaatttcttcaaattcggCACAAACGTCttcttggactcaaggatgaactgttTAGATTTTGGTGTGGATTTTGGTCACTATGACCTTTactaaacacatttttggccattacTCAAAAATTCTAATCATGTCTCACAAATGTCTGATAGggtaaaatgatgaagtgatgacattttggacaggcatggatataaactgcaacttgactggttcaCAGAAGCAAACAACCatgaggcagtaattctagttttctgATGAACTAAAAActgtttattatataatatgtcaaaaatagtgaaaaatcacAGTTTGAGTCCAAAGTGACATCCTCAAATCACATGTTCATTCCGATCAAAAAAACCAAAGACATTCAAATTTAGAGTTGCAACCatcgattattttcattatcaatcatTTCATGTTAATTAGTTCCTCAATAACCTATCTCTCTTTATGTACTTAGCCAACAAACTGATTTGATGTGGTATGTTTTCATCTCTTTCTTGTTGCATTTATGCATCGTTTCATGACTTGTGCCATTTTATGGGACCATAATGACatatctttgtctctctgtcctgcAGTGCCAGTCCAGTGTGATCCCAGCTCTATTATTGTGTCAGTTCCTAAGGACCTTGTAGGAGGACTGGAGCTCTCCCTGTCCAACACGTCTTGTCGAGGTGTCTCTAATGGCACCCACATCAACCTCAGCTTCAGCCTCAAGACCTGCGGCACAGTGGTGGAGGTCAGAGGCATTGGGTTGAAAATGTTTAGATTGAACGTGCTCGGGGTTTAGTGTCTACAGTTAGGGCTAGGAGAAATATGTGATTATTATATAACTATATTGTAGAGCTCTGCCTTAAAAGTAGGTTGTCACTGACTGATAAAGCTATTAAAGCGCTGTAAACTGAATGTTGACCCCCCAGGTGACAGAAGACAAGATTGTGGGGACCAACCTGGTGACGGGCCTCCCTCGGAGCAGCCCAGGCAGCAGCAAGGACTTGATAGTCCGCACCAGCAAGTTAGTGCTCCCAGTCACCTGTGAGTTCCCCAGGGAATACCAAGTGTCGGACGAATACCAGGCGAGTCAGCGTGGCTCGGCCCTCGAGCTGGCGGGCCACAGCGAGGGAGTCTTCCCCTTCTCACTGGAGCTCTTCAAGAGCGCAGAGTTCGCGGAGCCCTACCGTACCCCGCCTCAGCTCCGCCTGCACGACTCCCTGTTCTTCGGGGTGGAGCCGAAGGAGAGGGTGGAGGGCCTCTCTGCACTGGTGGAGAGCTGCTTCGCCACGCCAGGGCCCAAAGCTGACGAGGCAATCAAGTATTACCTCATCAAAGACGGGTGAATAGTGTGGAAGTTTGATCAGTTTTAATGCCACATCTTGAGCTGCATGACATAGCACACTTATTGCAAAGGCCTTGAACCGGAAAATAACACTGCTGGAAGAGTTTATTCattccttttattatttttttaaatgaataggTTTCTGTTTTGCTACCCTCTAATgcttgaagatataataaatgcTTCAAGCTATACCAAGAAGATTTCAACCGCTGTGGCTGTCTTAAATGAAAAAGCGGTATTTATAGAAATTCCACACTATATCACCAGGAAAGCCAAAGATAAATATGTGATAGTAATaaagggtaacacttcattttacagatcCGCAAAGTTCatagtaattaggtgataattaccAAGTAagctatttgaaatttctttggaattactgccaaattaccctaatatttaaaatcaaaatgtatcgaaaatgactttattataatttttaaaatagggcccttaggcttgagaagcctatcatcggaggtggaaaaccaaaactaatagaaaacacttctgatcaggctgATTCTGTCTTTTTAATATTgtctcattaaagctgcagtgggtagatatggagcaaatatgattaaaaaaatagttatttttataaaacggtcactatatcctgacagtaatgcatggtAATCGGGAAAAAAAACCAtgcgcctctgtgtcctccggtgctcctaatggcatctgcaagatttcacagaccggaggaaaacaaacaatcagagccgagctggagccgagctggagccttgccgtctctgagtagctgtcaatcactcgcaaactccgatcaaacagtgaaactaggcagcgctgatcaaatatgattcaatattctgttactgtaatgcctatttctcgcctcaaatgatttcagaaacatcttgtagtgtactgtttagctgtaaaatgagaaagtttgtgacccggcagccatgttgagataagttgaggaaataccaagcaccgcccaccagccagagcaaactgaaataggcattacagtaacagaatattgatttgatcagcgctgcctagtttcaccgtttgatcagagtttgcgattgatttacagctgcctccgttgaatgaacagccaataggaacgctctctctctctctgaaatgacttgtgattggccaaagtctcccatcacaggctagatttaaaagcctgaaaacagagccaggaggaggtgcggaagtctagttttctctcagaacacttgaattacaatattctgaaaggttattatgtcaTTTTTCCCTATTGATGCCAAAAtgattctgcctactgcaggttttatACAAGAAATGCACTTGGTCTTGCAACGTTAATGGTCCTTATAATAAACGTCAACAGGATCAAACCCAGCTGCTGTGTGTCCACAAAGCCTTCGCATCAGCTGCTTCACGGTTATAGGACAAGAAATCCCCGCTCCTTCAAAGAAATGTCAAACGATAAATGCCACTGGCTTCATCAgtgtgaaaagaaaacaagaacatTTTGAGTAGAAAAATCGAAACAGAGAACAGCCTTATTATCTTGGGAATACTCACTTTTGGCAAAACCATTTCTCCATTGCTACTCTACAGACACCAACAGAGCAGGGCTGCAATACAGCAAAAATACAGTGTTTCACAGACCTCGGGCAGCTAACGTTGATGAAGTGGCTTGTTAGAGAATCATATATGGATCACTGAATACTGTGTTAAGATATCATGCATGACTCTATTTCTCCTCTTTGGCTTCTCATTCAGGTGTATCTCTGATGAAACAGTGACACAGTACTCGTCAAAGGACCAGCTCTCTAAGCACTACCAGGTCCCTGTCTTCAAGTTCGTTGGCAAGGACAACCGAGTGAGTCTAAAAAGCATGCTGGGAGCCAGctggcaaatgtgtgtgtgggtttatgTCTGTGTAGCACTATACTGTAAGGGGTGTATTCATAGACTATCTGAAGTAGCAGCGTCTTTACACTGTAGGGGTGTTCTTCTGTATCTACTCGAGCTTGTCTCCTCTGTTTACAGCAAGTGTTCCTCCACTGCCAAGTGTTAGTGTGCGGGGCGGGAGATTCACACTGCGTTCAGCGATGTCGAGGACGTGCCCGCCGAGAGGTCCGGACCGGTGAACCTCGGGAGAAGCACACACTTAGTGGAGGCCCCATCTTCATCCTGCCTGAGCCGTGACGCAAACTAACTTAAACAGgctgaaaaacaccaaacacaaaaataacattCCCAGAGTAGCATTTAGATTAAAGGAGATGAGCTGAccatttcagtttatttggTAGTTAAAAGTCCctcatatacacatatacatgcagatgtacagtatatacgcTCTTCTCTATGCCTATGTAAGTTCCAGTGTCAGTCACAGTGCTGTAAATCATTTGAATTCTGCAGAATACAtccacatctgtgtgtgtgtcattgccACTTTGCCCTGACAGCACAGTTTACTGACGTTAAAGTGAATGACATTTCTATTAGAAATCATGCGGAGGGGCCACAGTTCATTTGTAACAACTACAGCGTGAAGGATGTTTTTCTAGGTCACACTTTCAGGCATTTCTCAGGCTTGATTGCAGCTTAAAGACTTAGTAGATTTATAGAAGTATATTTCACACCATCTCTGACTTGAAAAATACATGTGGAACACCCGTAGATGTATTTTGACTCATTTGCTCAGTATAATCGATGGCTGGGGGTTCACATCACACATCCCAGTGTGGTGGAAAAGAGATAGCAGTGTGACATTATGCATACGCTTCATCACTGACAATTAATCGCGTCAGTTAAACTGCAATTAGtcatgtattcattcattcataaaaaaataacgaATAACTGGCAAATAACTTACATCAAACATTAACGTAGTAGCTGTAAGAGGCATTACATTTACACAACGCTGACTTTGAGCATATTATCTTGATAAATAGCAGCGCACAACAAACTGAGTGCGCTAATTAAATTGTGTCTTTCTATCTAGAGGAAATGAATCCAACTACAATATCCTTCCCATCAGGCACTTTGTTTGGAGTCATCAAAGTAATTTATGGTAATGGAGTCATAAAGGCCTAAAAATGGCCTAAAATGAAATGGAGTATGGAGAGCACACCATGCATAAGCAGTTAATTAAGATTCTGAATGTCATAATCAGATACCTAATATATGTCAGTGCTGCCTATGAATAAAACCTAAGAAACTGTTCATTTGCATTCTCcatttatgtcttttttatttcccaGACTGTGAATCTTGAGAGGGCTCTTGTGAAGTATCTCTTCTTTGACAAAAAGCCTATAAATATACAGTGTAATCTGTGGAATAGCCCGTGAATCTGTTATTTTGTCTGTGAAAGCATCCCGTGAGTTTGTCCATAGCGTTCCGTGTCACAGttcatccctctcctctccctcgcAGACACATGCTGCCCTCTGGCTGTTCATGTAAGGCCTGCAACCCAGAGTCCCCACTGTGCTGTGGAGAACGTCTGCCATCGATTCACAAGCtaagaaggagaaagaaagaaatagagagagaagggaggcaGAGTTTAATGATGAGATGTTCCTTGTGGTCACATTCATAGCACCCCTGTGTCAGTATCTACAAATATCTCACCTTGCACCTTCGACACAAAGCCCAGACTCTTCTTGAGGTCGGAGCAGATGCCAAGCAGACACAAGCGAAACTCTGAGTCACAGGCGTTCTTGCTTGTGCCGCAAGTGTCATAGCACATGTCGAGCTGGTTACAGCACTCTGTCATAGCAGGGATCCCCAGGTCAAGCTGTCAAAAGAAAGAACTGTATTATGTCAGTGCAGTTTATTGACACAGAACATTTCTAGCTGTTATGGTTGTGGTAAGCTCCATTGTATATGGGCTCAATGATGTAGTTTTGGGCTGTTGGTGCTATGAACAGGCCACCTACACCATCATTCACCTGGAATCCAAccagagaggagctgcagccatTGGGCTCTGGGAGCTGGTAGCCGGGACGAGGTTGAGGAATTTCTCCTAAGAAAACAGATAAGTTCCATTTAATTCTCAATATAAAGTGAATGCACATTAACAAAACTGATGTCATCATGTACTCATAGTCAAGGATCAACACTATCTCTCTGTTCTTGGGTGTGTGTCGTTTCACAGATAAGATGTAACATCTGTTTGAGAACATCTGTATTGATTGTGTAACTGAATAGGCACGTCTACCTCCCCGACTGATAACCAGAATGTATTCAGGTTTCATTATCAGCATGTTGTAAATAAGTAGCTGATAAACTGACAGCAGTGGgattgatttgattgatttaGACTTAAAGTGTGCTAAGAAAACAAATGCATAGTAGTACAGAAGGAATACGAGATGTGGACAACATAATAATCAAacctttttgtctcttttgaaAACAAAGCAACAACTCTGAGTATCTAGCTATCTCTGAGTCCCAACTATAGGACACTAAAAGACTTGTGATTCTCAGTGACATAACAGTATGTTAATTCAAGAGATTCGTTCTTACCATGTCTGCAGCGGTACTGACACACACCATCCTGTCCTCCCGCCAGCTCCACCAGGGAGTCAAAGTATCCGTGCATAGTCTGGAAACTACTTCTAATTGAGTTGAGGCTCCAGCTGTTATCGTCTTCATTTGCCGAGGGTTCTTTCAGGGGCTGGTTTGTCTGAACTGGTCTGATCTcattctcctcctccgcctcagAAGCAGAAGGTTGCTCCTGGGTGACAGCTTCACCAGTAAGAGCTTCCATAGCAGGGGCGTCTTCAGCAGGCCTATCACTGTCTGTCCCCGGCTCTTCGGCTGTTGCACCATCTGCTACTGGGACATCCACTTCTGGTTTGTCAGCTGCTGGGTTATCCACTGCAAATATTTTAGCCAATAGATTGTCACTAAAGCTGGAATTAGCTGCAGGTTCCTCAGCTGCAGGGGAATCGCCTACTTGGATATCTGGAGCTACAGCTTCTTCAGCTGCATCTACAGAGCCAGCTGCTACAACACCATCAATAACAGCAGCTGAGTCCACAGCAggggcctcctcctcctccttttcttgaCTCCGGTAGTGGCCTAAAGTGGCACACATAACCGTTGACatgcagaggaggagcagaaccACAGTCCGAAGCAG carries:
- the oit3 gene encoding oncoprotein-induced transcript 3 protein, yielding MIFWVITSLLLEGAVVAGVALDPCSAYISLNEPWRNTDYHVNQTAGVPLCDSHVSGEWYRFTGMAGDAMPTFCVSENHCGTHAPIWLNGSHPQPNEGIVTLPVCASFNDNCCQWNATVDVKACTGGYFVYRLPRPSVCFHVYCGHFYDICDEVDCAGPRCPESDCRCAPGTVLGPDRQTCLDVNECEKANGGCAEVCVNTKGSRRCECGPGRVLDEDGRNCREIAGCHVNNGGCSHGCSSLPDSYQCHCPRGLELGEDKRTCQVPVQCDPSSIIVSVPKDLVGGLELSLSNTSCRGVSNGTHINLSFSLKTCGTVVEVTEDKIVGTNLVTGLPRSSPGSSKDLIVRTSKLVLPVTCEFPREYQVSDEYQASQRGSALELAGHSEGVFPFSLELFKSAEFAEPYRTPPQLRLHDSLFFGVEPKERVEGLSALVESCFATPGPKADEAIKYYLIKDGCISDETVTQYSSKDQLSKHYQVPVFKFVGKDNRQVFLHCQVLVCGAGDSHCVQRCRGRARREVRTGEPREKHTLSGGPIFILPEP
- the pla2g12b gene encoding group XIIB secretory phospholipase A2-like protein isoform X1, whose translation is MLLRTVVLLLLCMSTVMCATLGHYRSQEKEEEEAPAVDSAAVIDGVVAAGSVDAAEEAVAPDIQVGDSPAAEEPAANSSFSDNLLAKIFAVDNPAADKPEVDVPVADGATAEEPGTDSDRPAEDAPAMEALTGEAVTQEQPSASEAEEENEIRPVQTNQPLKEPSANEDDNSWSLNSIRSSFQTMHGYFDSLVELAGGQDGVCQYRCRHGEIPQPRPGYQLPEPNGCSSSLVGFQVNDGLDLGIPAMTECCNQLDMCYDTCGTSKNACDSEFRLCLLGICSDLKKSLGFVSKVQACESMADVLHSTVGTLGCRPYMNSQRAACVCEGEERDEL
- the pla2g12b gene encoding group XIIB secretory phospholipase A2-like protein isoform X2, with the protein product MLLRTVVLLLLCMSTVMCATLGHYRSQEKEEEEAPAVDSAAVIDGVVAAGSVDAAEEAVAPDIQVGDSPAAEEPAANSSFSDNLLAKIFAVDNPAADKPEVDVPVADGATAEEPGTDSDRPAEDAPAMEALTGEAVTQEQPSASEAEEENEIRPVQTNQPLKEPSANEDDNSWSLNSIRSSFQTMHGYFDSLVELAGGQDGVCQYRCRHGEIPQPRPGYQLPEPNGCSSSLVGFQLDLGIPAMTECCNQLDMCYDTCGTSKNACDSEFRLCLLGICSDLKKSLGFVSKVQACESMADVLHSTVGTLGCRPYMNSQRAACVCEGEERDEL